CtttgaacaaagtttgagtGAAGGGAAAAAGCACAATGAAACTGAGCGGAAAAGGGTGTAACTGCCCTTAAAGACACATAACATCCAACATAACATAGGAACCATTTGTACCTCTACTGAAATTAAGATTCGGGAAATTAATATTCCATCAAAATCTATTTAAGACGCACGATGCAAAATTACATGAGTCTGTctgacgatgagaaccatgtagaatCAACCATGAAATTGCATGCTTACTTCACAGtgagtctaaatggttctcAGCCTCCGCAATTTTATGTAGCGCACCTTTAATAGGTTTTAAGGCAATATCATTTTTCTGCATCTTAATTTCAGTAAAAGTACAAACGGCTCCAATGTTGTATGTTTGACTTTAtgtttttccaaaatattttattgcttttcctCTGAATGATACAGAGTTTACAGTATCATTAATGCACAAGCATGTgtcaaaaagtaacaaaaagtaCCGATTAGCAGGTATACCTACAATTGCTTGATGTTATATAAGAGATAAtcatttaaccctataaagcctgaactatgaaagaattggcagaaaattccaattttttgaaattgaaccctttatttagtcctataacaaaatatatatatatataaaaaattcaaaaaatatgttattacacgacctttctggtgtatgatatatgatatgtacttgaagtgccaatggtatggtccaggatgaacaggggaagtgttcaaacgtatacaacagtattttggtcaagtattgattaaactgaaaacgaaaaatggaattgaaaatgtgtatcatatatgatacaaatggctttatagggttaaagcttgtttgtgtttcctctgctATATAAACTATAGACCCTATTTCTCCTCAGGgctcagtaaagtatttctgattccgATTCCGATTCTGAAAATGAGGAGAATGTCGCTTGCGTCTGTTGCTctaaaaactgttttgttttctttgcgcTGGCCAGGGGGCATTTCCTTAGGATGTCACTCACAGGGAGAAACCCTCCAACACTGGATAGACTGTCTGAAGAACAAGGGCAAGAAGGTGGAGCGCTGGCACACGCTGACCAATGAGCTGCCTGGATCCTCGTTGCACGAATAAACTGCGCCTCGCCCGCTGCACTGTCACTGGAGAGATCCACTGTAGACTCTGGCTGGGAGACATTTCACCGCATGTTCTCAAGACTTTCTGCATGACTAATGAAGGACTCATATCCTACTTACTTTGTGTCATAAATGAGCTCCTAATTCACAACTTACCCAAGGGGATGTACATTGGTATCAGTGCTCGGTCTTGGATCTAAAACAGACCCGATGCAAACCTTGGAGACAATCCACACTTCTGAGCTAACAttatggcatttttttcataatcatATTCATAGGGATACCTGTCTCTGTTGTTCTATTTAATTTCAATCTAAATGCTCTTCTGCAGTGCTTCAAACAGAACCAATCCCAATCGACAGGACGATTTGAAAATATAATGAGGGGGAGGAAGTTGTGTTATTCTGCAATATATCCCTCATTATTCAGCTGACAGGTTTGTTGGTCGTGCGTAAATTGGATCTGTTATTTTCATTAACacctgacatgaaaaaaaacccaccctcATAACCACATTTCTCGCAGCCTACGTACCTCTCCCTTGCAATAACATTTTGCCTAATGCTTCCGATTAATTCTAAGTGGTCTTAATAATGTCAAACATTTTGTATCAATTGATCTGATTGCCATTTAATTGCCTGCAGATAGCACAACAGGAAACAGTGCACCTAATAAGATAATTGGTTCTTCCATGGTAATGGTTTGTGTCAGTTATTTGCATGTTTGGTGTTAAAACTGTGACGTTCCATGTGACGATGGGGCAAAGCATAAGGCAAATACTTGGTAAGCATTACTATCGAAAGATGAAATGTTCCTATTTGTATTGTTAAAAAAATTTCCTGAAGTGTGTTGCTCTGGTCGCTCTACCAATATGgacaaaacagagggaaaaaagcacatttcatttGATTCAAGGGTAACTGTTGTCTTTTGTCATTCACAGTTGGTTGACCCGTCAACTGAAATGTCACTGTGCCAATTCCAATGATGTTAAACTGATTGGGCTTTACTTCGGCATTTCTTCATCAGCAAGGATGCCTAAAATGGTGTAATTAATGCAAAGGTTCCAATTCAAATTGTTTTGTTGAGAGATGCTCTTGCATATAATGGTTGTATCCTGAAACACAGTAATGATATCATCAGCCATCGTTTTATTCCTGCATTATAAACATGGGTGACATCTGGAGCACACTGCCAAGCTTTTGGACAACTCTCAGTGGCTGCTGATCTGTTACGGACTGTGAAGCTTCAGGTTCTGACTTTTATCTATGCTCAGTTTCAAATGGTAAAACGAGGCATGCTCAAAGTACCAGTGGTgttaatatgtaaatatgtgttgTGTATTACTTGCTTTGGCTGTTTGTCCTGGGAACTGAAAttgtgcatgatttttttttgtataaaaaaatattcatattgttTTGATGTGTGCATTCCTGaatttctaatatttttttttctctccacaaTGCAAATCCTGCATTATTTACAGTGGCCTCTCTTTGAATCGGATGTTTACACATGGCCCAGTGGCAACCTAATAAAGACAATACTACCACCTAGTCTTCAGTATTCGCTCCTGCAGCCTGTGCACTGCCAGTAATGAAAGCAAAGCATGAGCAAATGTGTCCAGAGAGCAAAGAAAAATCAACACCGCACAGCAAAAACACCGGGTTCATTTACAGAATATCAGAGGGTGTAAAAATCAACACTTTTCCAGTGCTCATGAAGTCAACATTATCACCATTTACTTAGCATTTCATGAGTGGACAGCATGAGTGGACAAACAGCTCTCCAATCAATACTTGCCAGATAATTATGGaacaaatggcaaaaaataaaagataccATAATGCCTGCAGATATTTCCTCTCTGACCTGTCATACTATATTGATTCCCCAAAAGACTGATCGAACTTTTCATTTGTCCCCTTTCACATGGAGGTCAGAAGGTGGGGCCAGCTATATAACAGCACTCATGGAGGTAGCTGGGCTTCGGTTTctggctcaaggacacttcagtgCGGCGGCTGCGGTGAATGAACCAGAAAGAAGGTCATGGTGAGACCGGACAGAGGCCCTATTAGCTCCCGCTACTTTTTACTCTGACCTCTGCTCACTTGTGTGCACGAATATGAGCTTTTAAATCGCTggggctgcaaaaaaaaatcttttaagaACCAGTTGCAGCTGCGCGGTTAGTGCTTAGTGTGCATTTGCTCATGTTTCCTGAGACCTTCCAGTACAGGATCAACAGATGTACgctgcctctcctctgcagATCCTATCAATAGCTCATCCACAGGGAAACTTTACCTTCATGCTGGGATGTAGGCAGGGCTGTCCGCTCACACCAGCAGTGCTCCTAATAGCAAACAAGCTGTGACAAACTGACTGATTCAATTAATCAGATTAAGCCTTTCCTCTGATTCCAGCATGTGTCCCACAGATGtccctctggcagattttgtgACCTTTAGAATAGCACCCTTATGGGGCCATATAAGGATATAAAGTGATACTGTAGGAGATTAAAAAGTACCACCTACCATAAAATGTGATAAGGTCACTATAAACCCACTcagctaccacacacacacacagtttatgcTTTTACAGGACTACTACAGTTAATTTTGGTTAGGGAGGATTAAGCTTTGAAACCACTGACTCAGAGGATTCCTGTGAAACTGTGGGCATTTTAAAACCCTGAACCCATTCTGTCTGCAGAGACGCACACAACCTTGAAAGTTGACAAATTAAAGGCATAATGGATGCAAGTGATGTTAACTACAAGGGGAAAGCCACATCAAACTTCATAGAATGGTGCATTTCAGCCCTAGCCATCTCCGACTGTCAAATTGTTtttcatgaatttaaaaaaagcataaaCTGAGTGGATTGCGTAGCAAAATACTGCATAGTATTCTGCAACTTCATCACCCGACAGACAATGTTCCTCTAATGAACATGAGTCCTCTGAGGGCTACCATACTGAGAGAAATAGACACGGTTTCCTATTTAGAAAGAATTTGAAAGACTGCAATATTGGAGAATACCCATAAAATTCAGAATTGTTGAAACTCATGTCTCTACTGTCTATTTTCTGGTatcattaccttttttttttttatcagttccTCCATCAAAGGTGCAAGTAATCGCTCCAATTCAGCTTCTGTTTGCATGGTCATCTCACAACAAGACATTACGGCAATAGCCCAGAGATAAAACTTAGAATAAGCTCCGATAAAGTGataaaaactctctctctctcaggcgcTGCAGTTACAGCATGAGCCCTAACAGAAATATCATAGTAATTTGTTTGAGTGCATAAATGCTGGGCATGTATGTTGTTTATTATATGACCCATACTGAGCACTTTACCACCACCTAGCGAGGGTTGTGATGGGAAGACAGAGGGGCTGTAAAGTGTGGGGAGATGGGTTGACGCTTGTATATATTTTAACTGGCTTGTGCTCATGGTCAGGGACGTAACTAAGCCATTATGGGCCCCATGCACAGAGCGGGGACTCTCAATCCCAAGGCCCACCTGTCCATGATTCTAATACACCTCCgcacattcattcactcatcaGTTACAGGACCTGATTTGATTGCAGAGGTTGTGGGTTTCTGGCATTACCCTGTGAGTGCTTGCAGATCCCCGTCCAAATGTatctattattttgttttagtctGCAGAGGAAAACCAAGGCCAGatttgtggtcagtttgtctCAGATAACCCTACATCATATATTTGAGAGGGTTTTCGTTGATCTATTTGTTTGCGGTTTTGTGAAGTTCGGCAAAACCCTGTTTCAAAGCCAGGGCGCTGTGAAATAAAAGTATTAAGATACTCACAAAAGGGAAATTAGGCCAGTCACTTTAGGGCCTAACTTGTGATGTTTTGGGTAATCAGTGCCCCTaatccctcctccaccctccaGCACCCCCACCTCAGATCAGACTAACACTGATCCTAACACTCAGCATGCTCAGTGTTCACCAGTTTTAGTAATAGTGCGTTAAAATAATTGTAGTCCAAATGCTTAAAGCTTAAAGCTCATGTCACATTTCAGCTGTGTGGCTGGAGGCGGGGGTGCTGTGCATATGGCGAGcagtaactgtgtgtttgttgatgttCCTGTGCAAATCGTTGCTCTTTATGAATGTATATGCATATCTACGAATGTTCTGCGTCCGTCATGCTCAGTTAGTTATTGCAATGAACTGGCCTTACATGgggacaaaaaataataaagccTGAACTGAACCAATCAACCACACACAATTTAAAAGAGgcatgaatgcatgaattacatatattttctgtattatCACTCATTGTCATCCTAATAAATACATCTTCAAACCCAAATTTTCCAGTGCTtactagctttttttttttttttttttttggtggcagTTATTGTGAGTGAGTACGTGTTGACTGAAGTGCTGGCAGCTGTTCAGAAGTTTTAAAATAATCATGGGTGTGGACATACATGGAATTGAGTTATGCACTACCTCACAGGGTTAAAAATAAACCCTGATGTGTTTACTGTGCATGAAGTCGTAATAACTACtaggtttttgtttcattggAAGGATGGCTGCTATATGGCCAACACAACGTCAGTCCATCAGAGTTATTTTCAATCGTTTTGAACAGCTCCAGAGCCACAGCAGCTCTCACAGTGGACAAACAGCTCTCCAGTCAACACGTACTCctaaaaataactgcaaaacCATCCGTCTCCAAGAGTGGAAGAAAAACTTGCGTGTGTTGATTGTCGCTGTGATGCTAAAGGGAAGGTTCTTGAAGCAGTCGATTAGTAACTGTGTTCACCAGCGAGCTAGATACTGAATGCCAAATGGAGTCAGCAGGCTACAGCGAGGCGCCTAGTTGGAGTGGCTCGCTAACAGACTAAACTCAAACTTGGATGACCTCACAAAAACATGGCATCCCACGGCAAAGGAATTCTTCTTTCTCACATTTTATGCCTCAAGAACAACCACTGATCAGTTTTCACAGGCAAAAACCAAGATTTGCACCTCTCAACCACTGCAACCAGGGCCGTCCAGAGGGGGGGGCACCTGGTCCTTTAACCTTTAAGTAATCTGCCGGGGGGACTTTGGAGATCATTTTGCATTTGGCACGAGCAAGACCCACAGCAGCCCTGACTGTAACAATCATACACATGACAACCTATTCAAAACCGTCATGCTTGCTGCACACACTTTCATGTTCTGTGGATTACTTCTGCAAGCTAAGCCAAGTGCCAGCTGAATGACAAAATATGACCACAGGTCAGTGGCTCATTATGTTGTGTtccctctgcaggctgacagggTGATCATGATGCATCGCAGCACTGCCAAGCTGACTCACAGCCTCACTGTTTACGTGACCCAGCCGGATAATCTGTGACCCACTTACACTGCATCTGGATGTGAGTCTCATCCTGAGCTTACTGTAATGTATCTCATACTGTAAACCTGCgagtggaaaagaaaaaaacaacaacaaaaacaaaccaaaaacaaaaagacaagaacCACTTTTGATATGTCAAAATATATCTATTAACATGTCAAAACATTAATATGATTAAAGAGGATGCTGCTCTTAGATGGGAGTATTAATGCGCTCCTGCCTGCTAATGTGGCTGATCTCCGTGGAAGCCTCAAGTAAACAAGACTTTAAGGaaatcatgaaataaacaaagccAGTTTCATGCTGAATGTGACCACTTTCACACCGATTCACACATAATGCCTATTTTTCTATGCCTAATATCATCGTTTTACAAAGGTGAGCAGGCACATCGCTCACCGTGGGAAGCAGGGAAGAGGATATGCGGCCATCGTACTGTACATGACATACTTTACATTCAAATTCCTGCTCTTGTGAGAGTGACTAATGTTGGTATCTGGGttggtggttaaaaaaaaaaagaaaaaaagaaaaaagatttaagtgtgagagaggaaaaaaggaagcaTCTTTTGCTTTGAAGTCTGTACAGTTATCTGTGGATTTAACACTCCTTACAGCCTATCACAGCACGCTTTCTGGATTCAGggcttctctctcccttcagcGTTTTTGCTCTTATTGCTCCGTCTTCACTTCACTGAACGACAGCAGCGTGCACTTTTCCTCCCTGGagcttgcacactcatacagaaataaagaaatacaagaatgttgtttatttttgctttcacCGTGTAAACTACAACCCACAATCTCTCCTCAGGGGTTAAGCTTTGACTCTGTCACCggccctgctcctctcctctccaaatCACGATATCGAAACAGACAAATTTCATGCAACGTGTCTTTATTATGAATGTGCTTGGGAAGCATATATTGTTAGTGCTAGGTTACCCTTGTGATTTCAATTTGACCTCTATCATCATCGTACATCAATAAAAATCCACAACATGCCAATAACCACAAAGATCATAGTAGCCCATTGGTAATACAATGACTGTCAAGTAGGTTAATCGACAGTTTCTCTTGCTACATTAGAATAACTACTTAATGCTAACTCATATCAACTAGAGAATCCACAATATTTAGCTTTATATCTGCAGAATACACCAACTGCTGAttacaataaaatttaaatgtcTAAACAGAGGGAAAATGTCATATTAACCCATACAGAAAATTGACCGCAAGTAGATATTGCAAATGGATGACTTTGAAGTGTTTCAAAATccaggaccaaaaaaaaaaaaaaaaaaaaagaaaaaaaaaaaaaagaaagagatttacatttagattttcTATCATCAAAGAAACCCCTATTGTTTCAGATCACAGTGACAATTGCAAGTAGATGGAGATTAGAAATCAGGATACACAGGGAATATAATAAGATACCACATTATAAAACCAGCGTTACCCACAGCACTGCTATCACACTCTACCTATTCACACCTTTGAAATCGCACACACTCCAACCACGCCTGAGCCGAGCACTGTTTTCACAAAGAATTTATCAGCAGACATCGTCCTGCTGTATATGATCACAAAATGGGAACTGCCAAGAGCCATTTCATTTCAGTAGCCTCTCTTTTATGcgatgtgattttctttttttgtctgattcCCGACAAAACCATGTTAAGACTAAGCTACAGTTACTCAGAGTTGTAATTAGTTCAGAGTAGGACAAAGCATCCCACTGTCTGTCTGGTCTGACAAACACAAGCTACCCGGGGATGCATGTCCTTGTGCTTGTGTGCCAACCTGAGGCTACGGCGATGCCCTGGCACTGACTTTGACTGCGACCACAGTGCAGAGACTATTTAATTTGGTAACCAAATATCGATGCCCATACAATCTCAGCTGTGGCCTGGCACTCTAAGAGCATCACATTATGAAATTACTGGTTCAAAATTTctagtattattttatttttttttctccaaaacaatCGGTTACAAACATTATCAAAAGGTAGGCTATAGAAGAAGTAGCATTTGCTATGAACAGCCACTCAACATGTTTTAATCAAgctattgtggttgttgtccaCATTTACCCCATTCAGGCGTACAGTATCTCATTACAGTGGTCAGTGGTGTAAAAGAGATGTCCAGTCTGCAATTTTGTAACTTTGTTGTCAGAGTTGAGAGCAAAGCACATGACTTTACGAATAAGAAACTTTTCctgtgagttgttttttttctttttttggcacatATTTTCCTTGCTGTGATGACTTTGCCTGCTTTGCAAGACTTTTCCTAATCCCTTCCATTTTAACACCCATAGCTGGTGCTTGGTAAGCCTCTTTTTTTATCCTCTTTGCCACCTATGCACTCACTctcaaacacaaaatgtatggCAGGAGTCATTAAATTCACAGGCAGGACACCCACAGTCTGAAACAAGAATATAAtgtgaatgaaaacatttttttttttttttttgctctctgaaGAGAATCAAAGTATTTCTTCTCTATGGAGGAAATGGATGCATTTCTTCTCTGTGACTCCGGTGCAACCCAAATCCCCAAAGCTTCTCCATGTATCCAAGGGGATTTAACAGCGAGCTGAATTTCTGATGCATCCTGTCGTCAGTGCAATGAAGGATGGACCTGGCAGACATTTTGTTGGGACTTGCATGTGGCACTGAAGCTGTGAGGCAATCCTTCCCATTTCTCACATAAGATCGCACATTTCTGTAACCGTTGGTCTCCTCCTGTTTTCAAGTCCACCTTGTCTGAGTCAGTTCTGCGGCTGTGACATTGTTCTCGAGGAGATGCTTCTTTTCTCAAGGATAGTCTTGAGTCAGGAATGTGTTGAGCAGAATACGAAGGGACCGGTTAGTCCGACTGTCTACTCCCCTTTCCATCTATCATCGGACGAACAAAACCCCTGactgagagcagcagcatcttgcatattttattttcttccattAGCAAAAGGATTTATATAGATTACAGAAAGATAAGTAAGCACTGTATATCAGGTGTATAACTGTCACACATCCAGGTAATGACTAGGCGGTAAAGAGACGGTGGTGCAGGTGCGGGCCAGGCGGTCAGTTGCCTTATCCAGTTTCATCCTGGGATGAAACTCAGGTTTTCACATttactaaaaaaagaaaaggaagcatATTAGTTCAGCAGCTTTATATTCCGTAACTTAATATGGAAGTATACACTTACACAGACCACAGAGGACGGTTAtgtaatgagaaaatgaaacgTTGTTGAGCCCCTGAGCCCTTTAACTGTAGCTGTGCGTACAATTTTTCTTCCAGTCTTTGAGTAAGTTAATGAGGACATCTCTTTGCTTAATGAGACCCAACAGGCTACAAGTTTGAATGTTCGAAAACAGACAAAGTACAGATAAGTATCCGCTTGAACTGTGgtaaaaaggaaggaaagaggaagggatgaaaaaaaagaaagaatataaGTGGCTGACCCCTAGGTGTGGCTATAACAGACAAATACTAGTTCCTTTCTTTACACAGGGTCACTGACATCATCACTGATCTTTTATCAGAATCCCTTTATTCGCCAAGTACaatatatgtacagatattTGTCTTGATAACATTAATGCAGGAACATACCAACAACGCACATactgacatacatacatatacataaggTACAGGGACAACAGGACCTCACATCTAGTGCAAGCAAACAGTGCAAGGCGTACAATAGATGGTAGACTGTAAATATCactacatatacacacaaagcaGCCTATCACTGCGCGTTCAGGCAGCACGGCATGCAGTCGGTTACAGCTGAGGGTTAAAGTCCAGTGTTGCAATGGAGAAAACATACCATGGAACCATAGTTTTGTCTCGCATGAAAATGTACGGAGTAAGCTCTGACTTTGTGGACAATCGACATACTAGCTCCTAAGGCTAAAGTGCTGCAGTGTATAAAGACATGTGCAGGCATTATAACGAGTGCAAGATTGCGCAAATTAAGTCGGTAATAGTAAATAGGATAGACTAGACAACAGCAGTGGTGTGGTTACAGTCAGTTTCATAATTTGTGCAAACAGTGCTAAATGAATCTAATGTCGTGGAATAGACAGTCTCAGTAGTGGGGCTGCAGTCAGTTCCCATAGTGGGGTGGGGAGGGAAGACCACATAGTTTGGGTGGACAGAGGGTAGAGTCCTAGGAGGAGACTAGATCAGCAAAAGCAGAGCTATTGCTACAAATCCTTTGTTGTCGAGTCAATATTCACAAGCGAAAAGTAGGAGTAAAGGGAAACCAATCAACTAAGCAAATCTACATGTGGGGGAAAGATGTGAAGTGAGGGTTAAAGGTCAGAGGTGGGACACTCACTGGCCAGGTTGACAATGCAGGCGATGATAATGACCGTCCCTCCTACTAGTGACACCACTGAGAGCAGCTTGGCCACGCGTCCCAGTCGCACGGCGCCGTCCAGGTTTCCCTGCTCAAGACTGTTCTTGGACTAGGAGAAGACCAAACCATCTGTTAGCTCGGGTCTGTGCAGAAATAAGCATTCCCTAAGAAACCTGCAAAGACTGACTTCAGAGCAACAGATGgcaaaatgtcagtcagtgggaaaacagaaacacctGTCTTACAGAGGGAATGTGCTCATGCCTACCATGATGGAGTAGACGAATCCCACGATGTTAATGGGCCAGACGGGGCAGAAGCAGGCCAGCACGGCCAGGACGAGGTAGTCTTTGGCCTTGGTCCGGTCCAAAGGTGGGTTGGTGGCGATGCTGGAGTGGCGGGAAAGCGACGGCCTGGGGGAGAAGGCGGTGTAGCCGATGGAGCCTGCCCTGCTCCCCTTGCGGGTCTTGCCGTGGTGATGGGAGTAGGAGATGGAGTGTTGTCttctgggaggagaggagatgactGGAGAGCTGCTCTCTGCCGATACTGCATGAGCCTCATTACCTATACATGAGGACGGAAGGCAAACGAAGAGGATGAGTAAATGCTGAAAGATTAAttgaatgcgtgtgtgttttgtctctggaggtctctctctctgtgtgtgtgcactgtttgGTGCGCTAAAATCGAAAGTTCAATGGAATTTGACTTGCCCTGAGCTAAATGACCAAGCACGGCCTGTCCTGAATTTCTCACTGACGTAAATGAGGTATAACTCGGCCACCTACTGTTCTCCAGTTTCTCATTGATCACGATGACGAGCTCTCCTTTGGATTTGCTGCGGGGGGGCCTCGAGCCGGCCTGGCTGGTGCCGCGGATGAACTGGTCGCCTCTCACGGCTGGGCACGCTACAGAGACAAGGGCCTGGTCTGACAGACAGGCATCCTGGTCCAGCAGTGATGGTTGCTCctcccctggccaaatggcagGGGTTGACATGGTGCTCACGGCCATACTGACAAGCAAAATGAAGCCTCCGCCTGTGGTTCAGTCCTGTGTGTGCTCGTACACCTAGGGAACCAGACAATGGTTTAACCAGCAACGTAAACAAAGCCTGCTCCCCCCCATCTACTGTTTATGCACGGCTTCAAGCTCTCCAGAGTTTAATTCAGCTCTAACTAACTAGGCTCACAGGCATCAGAGCGCTCCTTGTTATCCACCATGACTTCAGGTGATAATGCTCAACCTAAACCCTGATTTTTTTACTACTTATCATACCATGTATAAGAAGTAAGTAGGCTTAagttaaacacaacacaacaagtaAAACATTCAATACACTCATAGTCCACCGCATTGTTGCACAGACCGTAAAGATGAGCCAAGAGTTCATAATAATTTATCAAATAACAAAAAGCTTGGTCACAATGACATATGGGAACGAGGAGTACAAAGGCATGGCAGGTGCAGGCAGGTTCCTTTGAAATGATGCGTGCACTGGCCAAAGTCTCAGTGCAGGTGTGTACATATGCTATTATTTCatcatgtgtacacacacaccagccttgGAAAACAGGGCATATGGTGGCCAGTTCTTCAGCACAGAACAATAGGAAAGGACAAGCGAAAATGAGCCTGGGGACAAAgccagaggggggaaaaacatCACGGGTAGAGGAGTGGGAGCATGCTGCTGATTAATTAGCTGACTGCTGATCTGCATTCAATACATGTCCGTTGCTAAATTGCAGTGATAAGCAGAAAAATCCGTGCAGCTAGCAGGGGATTCTTACACGGGAAACAAATGCAATTGCTACTATATATATCAAATCAGGCTTTCTGTACATGAATTTTGACGCGTGCAGAAAGAGGGAAACGTGACAGAAAAGCATCAGACTGACCTTTTTAATCCAGCGCCCGTCTCAATACACAGAGAATGTCCCTGACTTCGGCATCATGCTGTTCTCAGGAAAATCAGACGCGAGCAGCAGCGAGCATCTCCCCTCCGCCGCTGTGCATTTGCAGGTAGCAGGCGTGAGCCACCAGACCCTGATGCGGCCGATTCCTTTGTTGTGTATTAAAGATGTGGCGTGCAGGATTGGCTGGTGTCAAAGCGCTGTGCTGGGATGGGGAGTCTCCTAAATGGCCGGGTGgctccaagtgtgtgtgtgtgtgtgtgtgtgtgtgtacacgcgcgcgcacagggaggtggggtggggggcgtGAAATGAATAAAGTGAAATCAAGCAGACTACGTGCTGAGgggaaagggggtggggggcagatACTCGGGAACGGATGTACATTACAGCATTTTCCTATTCTCTCCTCGTATCAGATGCTGACACTGAATATGTGGCCGAGGCAAGAAATA
This genomic interval from Myripristis murdjan chromosome 19, fMyrMur1.1, whole genome shotgun sequence contains the following:
- the prrt2 gene encoding trafficking regulator of GLUT4 1, with protein sequence MAVSTMSTPAIWPGEEQPSLLDQDACLSDQALVSVACPAVRGDQFIRGTSQAGSRPPRSKSKGELVIVINEKLENSNEAHAVSAESSSPVISSPPRRQHSISYSHHHGKTRKGSRAGSIGYTAFSPRPSLSRHSSIATNPPLDRTKAKDYLVLAVLACFCPVWPINIVGFVYSIMSKNSLEQGNLDGAVRLGRVAKLLSVVSLVGGTVIIIACIVNLAINVKT